The genomic region AAGCATTAGATAGATTTTTCATCTCTTTCCAAAGACCAGAAACAAAGGTTCCTTTTCCATGTCGTTTGTAAATAAAGCCTGTTTCTTCTAATTCACTCAAGGCGGCGCGAACGGTCGTACGACTTACATTATACTTGTCACAGATTTCACGTTCTGATAACATCTTTTCATTTTCCGTTAAGCTTGTTTTAATGTAGTCAATGAGTAACATTACAAGTTGGTTATATAAAGGGATCGCACTTTTTTTGTTAAGCATTCGATGTCCCTCCTTTTTTCCTTTTACTCCAACTGGTAACTACCAGTTATAAATCAATAATAATGGTTTCGCTTTCATTTGTCAACACAAATATTTTAAGGTGTAACTATTCATTAATTTTGGTATACTTTTGTCAATAGTTATAAGAGAAGGGATGATCTTTAAAATGGCACAAGCACTAATTGTATTTGCAAGTCTGACTGGAAATACAGAAGAAATAGCTGAAATTACTGCAGATTTTTTTAAGGAGAAAGGCGTGGATGTTGATGTTGTTGACTGCGTCCAAGCGGATCCGGCGGACTATGAAACCTACGACTATTGCATTGCGGCGAGTTATACTTACGGCGTCGATGGTGATTTGCCTGACGAAATTCTTGATTTTTATGAAGAATTAGAAGACATTGATTTGACGGGGAAAATTTATGGCGTTGTCGGTTCTGGCGATACCTTCTACGAGCAATTTTGTACAGCTGTTGATGACTTTGAACAACAATTTGAAAAAACAGGTGCGCTTAAGGGTGCTACGGGTGTGAAAGTTGACTTAAATGCCGAAGAAGAAGATGTGGCAAATTTAAAAGTATTTGTTGAGACAATGATTCAGACGTACGAAACTCAATTAAGTTAGGCGGTACTCAGTTGAATCCACTAAAAAATTCAAAAGACCTTGAAATGGAATATGAAATCTTACTTCTACAACTAGGTTCTCTATCTCGCAAATACAATAATGCCGAAGAAACATTCTTGAAATTGAAAGAGAATCTCGACCATGCCATTAAAATATTAGAGGAAAAAAATATTTATATAGAAAAATTAAAACGGCAATCCTTCTCAAATTCCGTGATGAAAATACTTGGTCAATACGACAACAAAGTCAATTCTGAAATGAACGAGGCTGTTGTTGCAAAACTTGAATTTGATAAAGCTTATATCTTAAAATTATCCGGTCATCGTGAGATGGAAATATTAAAAGAAGAAATTGAAGAAAAAAAATTACGATTAAAAGAAGTGAAAAATCAACTCCTCCACTCTCGTCAAAATGCCTCACCGACTCTTTCGGTTCGTGAACAAGAGGCATTAAAATTACAATACGAGTACAACCAAGTACTCGAAGCTGAGGATGCTGCTTATCAGTTACTAGAAGTGATTAGCGATATCAAAGGCTATTTAGATACATCAGAGACTATTTCTAATTGGGAATTGATTACCGAAATCGATAACCTTCTTAAATACGTCAATCAAAATCAACTCGATCGTGCAGAAGCGATCCTCTTAAGCTTAGAAAGAAAAATTCAAAATTTAGAACGTGAGCTTTCTGACTTAAATTATATCTATAAAAAACACAACCAAACCTTAACAACAGCTGCTTCTGCCCTCGAAAAATTCTTCGAAGATTTATTTTCTGATTGGTCCACTAAAGGTGTGATAGAAAAAAATCTACACCATCTAAAACTTCTAGAAGACGGTGTTATACAAATTATCGATTTCCTTACGATTCATAAGAAAAAATTGGAAAATAAATATCTTTCTCTCATTTCGAACAATTAATCTTTTTCTATTTCTCAAAACATGCTATAATTTAAGTGGTTACAATCAATGTAACTTTAGTAATTAAATCCCCCCAAGATTTAATTATTTGGGTCCTTCGGCTTCGGCTGGAGGATTTTTTTGGTCTATTTTCAGTCTACTATGGTATGATTAATCTTATAAAAACTAAAAGGAGTGTCGTATGATATGGTCTTACCAAATTTTAAAGAAAATTTGCAGAAATATGCAAAACTATTAGTTTCAAAAGGAATTAATGTTCAGGATGGTCATACAGTTATTATTAATATTGATGTTGATCAAGCTGAGTTTGCACGTCTATTGACTAAAGAAGCGTATCAATTGGGTGCAGAAGAAGTTATCGTTAAATGGACAGACGATGAAATTACTCGTGAAAAATACTTGCATACCCCTCAAGAAGTTCTAACTAATATTCCGCAATATAAAATTGACGAATCAGAGGCGTTGATTAAACGTAAAGCAAGTCGCTTATCAGTTCGTTCCGCCGATCCTGATGCTTTGAATGGCGTAGATAGCTCTAAACTCGCTGCAACCATGAAAGCAACTTCTGAAGCACTTATGGCGCAACGTATCGCGACACAAGCAAACAAAGTATCTTGGACAGTTGCCGCTGCTTCTGGTGCTGCTTGGGCGGCTAAAGTTTTCCCTGAATTAGAAACAGAAGAAGAACAAGTTGATGCACTCTGGAATGAAATTTTCAAAACCTGTCGTGTTTACGAAGCCGATCCAGTTAAAGCATGGGATGAACATGAAGAACGTTTGCGTTCAAAAGCTTCCGTCTTGAACGAAGAACAATTTGACGCGCTTCATTATACAACGCCAGAAGGAACTGATTTAACAGTGGGTATGCCAGAAAACCATATTTGGGATTCTGCTGGTGCTATTAATGCGCAAGGCGAAGTTTTCGTAGCAAATATGCCAACAGAAGAAGTTTTCTCTGCTCCAGATGGTCGCCGTGCTGAAGGAGTAGTTAAATCAACCAAACCTTTAAGTTACAGTGGCAATATCATTGAAGGAATGACTTTTACTTTTAAAGATGGTGCTGTTGTTGACGTTACTGCTGACAAAGGAGAACAAGTTCTTAAGCATTTAGTTGAGGACAATGAAGGCGCTCGTCGCCTCGGTGAAGTTGCTTTAGTTCCACATCAATCCCCTATCTCTCAATCAGGTTTAGTATTCTTTAATACCTTATTTGATGAAAATGCTTCTAACCATTTAGCATTAGGATCTGCTTACGCGTTCTCAATTGAAGGCGGAACAGAAATGTCTCAAGAGGAGTTAGCAGAACATGGGATTAACCGTTCAAATGTTCACGTTGACTTTATGATTGGATCTGAAACGATGAATATCGATGGTATTCGTAAAGATGGTTCGCGTGTCGCTATCTTCCGTAATGGAGACTGGGCATTTTAATTAGAGATTTTCAATACAAAAAGAGCTTAAAGCAGGTGCTTTAAGCTCTTTAACTATTACTGATTGATTAATTTTTTATCAATTGCTTTTTGTCGCAATTCATCTCGGAATTTCGGATGCGCAATTTTGATTAAAGCCTGAGCACGTTCACTGAATGTTTTACCAATTAATTCAGCTTTACCGTATTCTGTTACCACAGTGTCAATATCATTTTTTGATGTTGATACAATTGACCCTAATGCCAATTCCGAAACGATGGTAGAAATTTCGTCATTTTTAGCAGTAGAATAAAGACAGATGATACCGCGACCATTTTTTGTTAAACGAACACCTTTTGTGAAGTCAGCTTGCCCACCTGTTGATGAGTACAAAACCCCTCCAACAGATTCTGAGTTACATTGACCATAAAAGTCAACTTCAACGGTTGAGTTAATTGAAACAAGATTATCTACTTTAGCAATATTCATGAGACTATTTGTTTCATCACACGGTAGCATAAGAATATCTTCATTGTTATCCATAAATTCATACAATCGTTTTGAGCCGATTGCGAAAGTGGACACTGTTTTACCTGGATGAGTAGGATTAAATTTATTTGTTACAACACCTTTTTCAACTAAATCAACTAATTTATCAGGTAACATCTCGCTATAAATACCAAGATCTTTTTTGTCCATTAGATACTCCATCACAGCATTTGGCATCGAACCAAATCCAATTTGTAAGGTTGCACCATCTGAAACCGTATCTGCGATGATTTTCCCAATTGCTAAGTCTTTTTCTTTCAAAACAGGTGTTGGCAATTCTGGTAAATCAACTGTATTTTCAACTAAGGCGTCGACTTGGCTAATATGAATATTATTTTTTGTACCAAAGGTCCGTGGCATGTTCTCGTTGACTTCTAAAATAATTGTTTTAGCATGTTCAATCAACGATGCTACGTAGGAGGGACTGGTCCCTAAAGAGAAGTTTCCATCCTTATCCATAGGCGAAACAGTTGCCATGATGACAGGATGTGGGGAACGCTTCAATAACAGGGATGGAATATCAGAGAAGTGGTTCGGCAAGAAATCAACGAATCCTTCGCGATAATATTTACGGTCTGCTCCCGATAAGAAGATTGATACTTGTTGTAGCTTATCTTGTTCAATATCTAAAGGTGCTGAACTAGGTAACATTCGGTGTAAGTAGTTACCTGCTAATTTTTCATTCGTTGGAATAGCTGCTAATAAGGCTGGTGGTTCACCAGGATTAATAGGAAATACAATTTCTTCGCCTGCTTCTACCAACTGTACCGCACGCTCAGGCGTTGTCAGTTTCTCTTGATATAATTTTTTATAGTCCGTCATAAGGAAGTCCCTCCAAATATCTTGTTTTATTTATTTTTGAAAGTGGCTTTACGTTTTTCAGTGAAAGCGGTCATGCCTTCTTTTTGATCTTCTGTTGAAAATAAAATTCCGAACATTTCTGCTTCTAAAGCGAGTGCGTGTGAAAGGTCCATTTCAAGTCCGCGGTTAATTGCTTCCTTACTTGCCTTCACTGCTAATGGTGCTTGTTTTAGGATCATAGTAGCCATTTTATTAGCTTCATCAAGTAATTCTTCAATCGGAACCACAGCATTTAAAAGGCCAATTGTTTCAGCCTCTTCTGACTTAATAACTTTACCAGTATAAATAAGCTCTTTTGCCTTGGCTGGCCCAACTAGTCGACTCAAGCGTTGAGTCCCACCAAAACCGGGGATAATTCCTAGGCCTACTTCTGGTTGACCGAATTTTGCATTCTCACTCCCAATACGGATATCACAAGCAAGAGCTAATTCACATCCACCACCTAATGCAAAGCCATTTACAGCTGCGATGGTTGGTTGACTTAAATTATCTAACAATGAGAATACCTTATTCCCAAAATTAGAAAACTCACGTCCGGCAAGCGCATGTTTTTCTTTCATTTCTTTGATGTCTGCACCTGCTACAAAGGCTTTTTCGCCTGAACCAGTAACAATTAGTACATGAATATCTTTATCTTGGTCAATGGCGATAAAAGCATCGTGCAGTTCTTGAAGAACTTGCGAATTAAGTGCATTTAAGCTTTTAGGGCGGTTAATTGTTAGTGTTCCAATCCCATCTTTTTTTTCAATAAGTAAGGTTTCATACTGTTTCATTTTTATTCCCCCTATTTATAACTGTAAAATCCTTGACCTGTTTTTTTACCTAAGCGACCTGCTTCAACGTATTTTTTCAATAATGGACAAGGACGATATTTGGAGTCACTAAATCCTTCATATAGAACTTCCATAATCGCTAAGCACACATCTAAACCAATATAATCAGCGAGTGCAATTGGTCCCATTGGGTGGTTTGCACCTAGTTTCATGGCTTCGTCAACCTCTTCGGCTGATGCAACACCTTCATAGACGGTATAAATTGCTTCATTAATCATAGGAATTAAAATCCGGTTTACTGCAAAACCTGGTGAGTCTTTTACATCAATACCGACTTTACCGATTTTTTTAGTTAAATCGAAAATAGCTTCAGCTGTTTCTTGACTTGTTGTTAAGGCACGGTTTACTTCTACCAATTTCATGACTGGAACTGGGTTGAAGAAATGCATACCAATCACACGGTCAGGACGTTTTGTAGCATTGGCAATTTCTGTTACTGATAGTGAAGAGGTATTACTTGCTAAAATTGTCTCAGCAGGAGTGATTTCGTCTAGTTTACGGAAAATATCAAGTTTAATTGTTTTATTTTCCGTTGCAGCTTCGATAACAAGTTGTACATCTTTTGCGTCTGCATAATCCGTTGAGAGTGTAAAACGCTCTAAAATCGCTGTTTTATCTTCTTCTGTCTTGCGTTCTTTTTGAATATCACGATCTAGCTGTTTTGCAATCTTCTCAATTGCTTTATCTAAAAATTCTTGTTTAATATCATTTAGAATAACTTGGTATCCTGTTTCTGCCATTACTTGTGCAATACCGCTTCCCATTGTTCCAGAACCGATAACCATTATTTTGTTGATTTCCATTAAATTATTCTCCTTTATTGTCATGTATCCGCTTTAACCAAGGTTTTGACATGAGTGTCATTTGGGTGTGACTACTACCACCGTAGATTTGGGTGAGTTTTGAATCACGAACATATCGCTCAATGGCATTATCTCTCATATATCCGTATCCCCCCGTTAGTAGCATCGCCATCTCTGCTGTTTCAACCGCCACGTTAGAGGCTTTTAGCTTCACGAGAGCCGGCAAACAAATTTCATCTGGGTTAAAAACTTCGATTTTTTCAAGGATAGCTTCGGCTGCATAAATTTCTGAATATGCAGTTGCCATTTTGTACTGATTATTTGGTAAATCAATCAACCGTTGTCCAAACCGGCGATCTTGTTGCATGTAGGCTAAAGTACGTTCAAATACCCCTTGTGCCAGACCAATTGCTTGAGCTGCTACAAATACTTTATTATAATTTTTGATTGCATAAACTTGCTCTTTTCCACCAGGCTTACCACCTAATACAGCATCTTTGGACAAGTGAACACGTTCAAAATTTAATTGGGCAACAGGAAGTCCGCGTATACCCATTTTTTCTTCTTGGGGACCAATTGTTAGTCCCGGCGTATCGCAAGGTACTAGGAAAATCCCATAATCTTCCTCACCATTTAACAAACGGGTGCGGGCTGCCACTGAATAAATGCCTGCTTTACCTGCTAATGAGATAAAATGTTTGGCACCAGTTAATTCCCACCCATCCTCTTTTTCAATCGCTGTTGTTTCAATTTTTTCTAAGTTACTTCCAATGTCTATTTCATTCATGGCAAAAGCCCCTAGTAGTTCTCCACTCAAAAGAGCCGGTAAATACAAGTTTTTTTGCTCTTGCGTTCCGTAGTCGTGAATGGGTGTAATACCAAAGGAAATTTGCGTTAGTAATACACTAGAAGTAGAAGCACACTCTTTGGAGACAAGTCGGATAACTTCTAAAGTGTCTTGTAGCGTTCCGTCAAGCCCACCGTTACAGCGGTAGAATGGGATACGTAACACGCCTAAATCAGCTAGATAATAAACTGTTTCTTCCGGAAAAACTTCATTCTTATCAATTTCTTTCGCTTGATCCCGCACAACAGTTTCTGAATACTCTTGAACGTTGTGAATGATGCCATCAATGGGACGTGTTACCATCCTAATTCCTCCTCTAACTATTTACTTATCTTTCTACAACTAAAGCAATTCCTTGTCCGCCACCAATACATAGGGTAGCTAAACCGCGTTTCGAATCACGTTTTTTCATTTCATGTAAGAGTGTTACAAGGATACGAGCGCCACTTGCACCAATTGGGTGTCCGAGGGCTATCGCACCACCATTAACGTTAGTAATACTTGTGTCTAAGCCAAGGTCTGTAATAACACTTAACGCTTGCGCCGCAAATGCTTCGTTTGCTTCAATTAATTCTAAATCAGATACTTCTAGATTTGCTTTTTTCAATGCTTTTTTGGTTGCTGGAATTGGTCCACAACCCATAATTTTCGGTTCTACTCCCGCACTTGCATAAGACTTGATTGTTGCCATCGGTTCAAATCCTAGCTCTTCAGCTTTTTCTTTTGACATAACAATGACTACTGCTGCGCCATCATTTAATCCGGATGAATTTCCAGCTGTAACGGTTCCGCCATCACGTTTGAAAGCAGGTTTAAGTTTACTCATAGATTCCATAGTTGTTCCAAAGCGAGGATATTCGTCTGTATCAAAAACAACAGGTTCGCCTCTTCTTTGTGGGACTGGGAACGGAATAATTTCATCTTTAAAACGGCCTGATTTAATTGCTTTTTCAGCATTATTTTGACTCAATACAGCTAATTCATCTTGTTGTTGTCTGGTAAAACCGTATTTTTCAACGATGTTTTCTGCTGTCATACCCATATGAATGTCATTAAAAGCATCCATCAACCCATCTTTAAGCATGGTATCAACCATTTTTGTATCACCCATACGTGCACCCCAACGCGCATCGTTCACAACGTAAGGCGCTTGACTCATCACTTCGGTTCCACCGGCGATCACAATTTCGTTGTCCCCTGCAATAATAGATTGTGCTGCTAATGCCACTGTTTTTAACCCTGAACCACACACTTTATTAATTGTAAATGATGGAACGTGTTTTGGAATCCCTGAGTTAACAGCTACTTGACGTGCTACGTTTTGTCCGAGCCCTGCGCTCAATACATTACCAAAAATTAATTCATCGACTAGGCTAGGATCTAGATTAATACTTGCCATTGCTTCTTTAACAGCATGCGCTCCTAAATCAACAGCTGAAACATTTTTCAATGCTCCTCCAAAAGCTCCCATTGGTGTTCTTAGTGCTTGTACAATAACTACTTCACGCATCATATATTCCTCCATTTATCTTTTTTAAACATTCCATTATGTATCATTTGTAAGTGTAAGGGGTGAAACGTTTACAATGTTATGATACCGTTGTTTATGATCTAGGTCTACAAAGTTTCTTTTAAGATATCTATAAGTTAAGTTAATACTCTTAAGAGATTCATGGTATTTAAAAAGACTAGATTGTTTTCTAGTCTTTTGTTTGTAGGTTATTTTGACTAATTAGTCTATTGGTTGGTAAAAATAATTTAGCATTTCTTCATGCAAATAAGCTTCAACTGGGCTATAGCTTTGTTTTATAGGGCGGCACAGTAAAACATTAAAGGGAATCGGATCATTAAATCTTTTCATAGCAACATCTTCAATTTTTAAATACCGTTTAATTGGAGCAGGTAAGATGGCAATAATATCAGAGTGATAGGTTGTCTCCACTAAAAAGTCCCAGGAAGCAGATGTTAAAGTAATGGCCGTTTCTGATTTTTTACTTTTTAATTTTTCTGAAACAAGTTTATTGGTAATAAAGGACTCTCTAAAAGTAGCTATCTGGTAGGGGTTTAAGTCTTGCCAGCTAATCTCTTCTTTTTTTGATAGAGCGTGGATTGGGTTCATAAAGGCGGTATATTCATCAATTTGGATTACGTGTTCTTCATAGCTTTTAGGGTCTAAACCAGTTGGTGCGACTAAAACGGCATAATCTAAATCTTTTTCAAAGAGCATTCGTTTCAGTTCATACGAGCCCTCTTCAATAATTTCTATTTTGACGTCGGGGTTTTCAACAATAAAACGTGAGAAAAAATTTGAAAATAAAACGGTTAAAACCAATGAGGGTAGACCAATTCGAATCGTTCCTTTTTGTTTTGCTGATTCTTTTCGAACCATCTCCTGCATCTCTTCATACATAGAAACAATTTTTTGTGCGTATTCATAAACTTTTTGTCCACTTGGGGAAAGTTCTTCTAGTCGGCTATTTTTACGAATGAATAACTCGATTTCTTCGTCGCGCTCGAAGTTTGTCACAAATTGGCTTAAGGCGGATTGTGAAATATGAATTCTTCGAGCTGCCAATGATAAATTACAACCACATTCTACAATTGTGATGAGATAATACATCTGAGTGATGTCCATCGCGCTCTCTCCTTACAATTTTCTTAACTCATGAATATTCCTACTCTATTATACCTTTAATGTATTTAAAAAGGACAAAAAAAAAAGAGGCCTACTTAAAAGTAGCCTCCTTTGAAAAATATTTTAAACGAATGCACTCTCACCAGTTAAGTAGCGGCCTACAATTAATGCGTTAATTTCATGTGTTCCTTCGTAGGAATAGATGGCTTCAGCATCTGTAAAGAAGCGAGCAACATCTGTATCTAGAGTGATACCATTTCCACCTACAACTTCACGAGCCAGTGCTACAGTTTCACGCATACGAAGCGCATTGTGCATTTTTGACATAGCGGAATTTACTTCTGAATAATTTCCTTCTTCTTGTAATTGCGCTAAGCGAACCGAATATGAAAGACATGCTGTTACATTTGCTTGCATAATGGAAAGTTTTTCTTGAACTAATTGGAATGAACCAATTTTCTTACCAAATTGTTCACGCTCTTTTACATAACGCAACGCTGCTTCAAAAGCACCTGCTGCTAAACCAGTAGCAAGATGAGATATGTCTGCGCGTGTTGTTCTTAAGATTGCTGCAACATCTCTAAAGCCATGGATATTTGGTAGACGACGGTCTTCACTAACTTCAACATTAATCATAGTAATGTGGCCATTTGGAACCATACGCAGTGATACTTTATTTTTAATATTTTCAACGGTTAGACCTTCGGCTTTTCCTGGAACGACGAAAGCTTTTACTTTGTTATCTTCAACGTCACGAGCAAAGATAACAATCTCATCCGCATTTTTCGCGCCACCAATCCAGCGTTTCTCTCCATTTAAAATCCAATTGTCACCATCGCGACGTGCGCTTGTTGCTAAGCCACCAGCAATATCAGAACCGTGTAGTGGTTCTGTTAAACCGAAACAAGTTAGGTTTTCAAAGGACGTTACTTTTGGAGCCCAGCGATCAATCTGTTCTTTTGTACCACCATATAGAAGTGCTGCGTAGAATAGACCACCATGGACTGTATAAAGCGTTGCAAATGATGGATCCATTTTAGCTAGTTCAAAATAACGGAATACATTAAATAACTCACTTGTTTTAAGTTCGTCTTCACGTCCCTCAAACAATCTTTTATCATTCATGAATCCTACTTTGGTTATTTCTTCCCATGCATGAAATGGAAACTCTGCTTTTTCTGTATACTCTGTTAAGATTGGATAAACATTTTTTTCTAGCGACTCGCGTAGTTCTTTCAGAACTTCTAGTTCACCATCAGTTAAATCATTTGAATATCCGAACAAATCTGTTGGATAAAATTCTTTTGTATCTACTGGTCTTGCTGTTTTTTCTGCTGCCATTTTGGTAGCCTCTTTTCTATTTATTTTATTTTTTTACAAACCCCTTAACCGCTTACATATAGAGTTTAATACATCCTATCTATTAGGTCTACTTATAGAAATTGATAGAAGCTATAAGTAAAACTAAATGTATCTTTTTTTACTGCGTTTCAAGGTAGCGATCATTTCTTTTCCTTCTTTATCCCATTGAATCATCCGGTAAACAACGTCATGGTAAAAGATAAATTTATAACCATTTTTATAAGCTTCTGCTAACCAAGCTTGTTTGGCGTAGATGGTATCCATTGGATAATCATCGTAAGCCATTACCCAAAGTGGATTTTGTTGGGCGTGGATTGGCATAATATCTGCCATATGTAGGAGTGTCTCATTGCCCTGAGTTAACTTAATAATGGCATGTCCCCTACTATGGCCACCCGTATGGTACATCGTTATACCGGGCACAACTTCTAATTCTTTTTCAAAAGTGACCACCTGATCTTGAATCGCTTCCCAATTCTGTTTCCAGTAGGTACTCTTAGAACGAAT from Jeotgalibaca dankookensis harbors:
- a CDS encoding flavodoxin; protein product: MAQALIVFASLTGNTEEIAEITADFFKEKGVDVDVVDCVQADPADYETYDYCIAASYTYGVDGDLPDEILDFYEELEDIDLTGKIYGVVGSGDTFYEQFCTAVDDFEQQFEKTGALKGATGVKVDLNAEEEDVANLKVFVETMIQTYETQLS
- a CDS encoding 3-hydroxybutyryl-CoA dehydrogenase yields the protein MEINKIMVIGSGTMGSGIAQVMAETGYQVILNDIKQEFLDKAIEKIAKQLDRDIQKERKTEEDKTAILERFTLSTDYADAKDVQLVIEAATENKTIKLDIFRKLDEITPAETILASNTSSLSVTEIANATKRPDRVIGMHFFNPVPVMKLVEVNRALTTSQETAEAIFDLTKKIGKVGIDVKDSPGFAVNRILIPMINEAIYTVYEGVASAEEVDEAMKLGANHPMGPIALADYIGLDVCLAIMEVLYEGFSDSKYRPCPLLKKYVEAGRLGKKTGQGFYSYK
- a CDS encoding acetyl-CoA hydrolase/transferase family protein, translated to MTDYKKLYQEKLTTPERAVQLVEAGEEIVFPINPGEPPALLAAIPTNEKLAGNYLHRMLPSSAPLDIEQDKLQQVSIFLSGADRKYYREGFVDFLPNHFSDIPSLLLKRSPHPVIMATVSPMDKDGNFSLGTSPSYVASLIEHAKTIILEVNENMPRTFGTKNNIHISQVDALVENTVDLPELPTPVLKEKDLAIGKIIADTVSDGATLQIGFGSMPNAVMEYLMDKKDLGIYSEMLPDKLVDLVEKGVVTNKFNPTHPGKTVSTFAIGSKRLYEFMDNNEDILMLPCDETNSLMNIAKVDNLVSINSTVEVDFYGQCNSESVGGVLYSSTGGQADFTKGVRLTKNGRGIICLYSTAKNDEISTIVSELALGSIVSTSKNDIDTVVTEYGKAELIGKTFSERAQALIKIAHPKFRDELRQKAIDKKLINQ
- a CDS encoding aminopeptidase, which produces MVLPNFKENLQKYAKLLVSKGINVQDGHTVIINIDVDQAEFARLLTKEAYQLGAEEVIVKWTDDEITREKYLHTPQEVLTNIPQYKIDESEALIKRKASRLSVRSADPDALNGVDSSKLAATMKATSEALMAQRIATQANKVSWTVAAASGAAWAAKVFPELETEEEQVDALWNEIFKTCRVYEADPVKAWDEHEERLRSKASVLNEEQFDALHYTTPEGTDLTVGMPENHIWDSAGAINAQGEVFVANMPTEEVFSAPDGRRAEGVVKSTKPLSYSGNIIEGMTFTFKDGAVVDVTADKGEQVLKHLVEDNEGARRLGEVALVPHQSPISQSGLVFFNTLFDENASNHLALGSAYAFSIEGGTEMSQEELAEHGINRSNVHVDFMIGSETMNIDGIRKDGSRVAIFRNGDWAF
- a CDS encoding enoyl-CoA hydratase-related protein, translated to MKQYETLLIEKKDGIGTLTINRPKSLNALNSQVLQELHDAFIAIDQDKDIHVLIVTGSGEKAFVAGADIKEMKEKHALAGREFSNFGNKVFSLLDNLSQPTIAAVNGFALGGGCELALACDIRIGSENAKFGQPEVGLGIIPGFGGTQRLSRLVGPAKAKELIYTGKVIKSEEAETIGLLNAVVPIEELLDEANKMATMILKQAPLAVKASKEAINRGLEMDLSHALALEAEMFGILFSTEDQKEGMTAFTEKRKATFKNK
- a CDS encoding acetyl-CoA C-acetyltransferase, encoding MREVVIVQALRTPMGAFGGALKNVSAVDLGAHAVKEAMASINLDPSLVDELIFGNVLSAGLGQNVARQVAVNSGIPKHVPSFTINKVCGSGLKTVALAAQSIIAGDNEIVIAGGTEVMSQAPYVVNDARWGARMGDTKMVDTMLKDGLMDAFNDIHMGMTAENIVEKYGFTRQQQDELAVLSQNNAEKAIKSGRFKDEIIPFPVPQRRGEPVVFDTDEYPRFGTTMESMSKLKPAFKRDGGTVTAGNSSGLNDGAAVVIVMSKEKAEELGFEPMATIKSYASAGVEPKIMGCGPIPATKKALKKANLEVSDLELIEANEAFAAQALSVITDLGLDTSITNVNGGAIALGHPIGASGARILVTLLHEMKKRDSKRGLATLCIGGGQGIALVVER
- a CDS encoding LysR family transcriptional regulator, producing MDITQMYYLITIVECGCNLSLAARRIHISQSALSQFVTNFERDEEIELFIRKNSRLEELSPSGQKVYEYAQKIVSMYEEMQEMVRKESAKQKGTIRIGLPSLVLTVLFSNFFSRFIVENPDVKIEIIEEGSYELKRMLFEKDLDYAVLVAPTGLDPKSYEEHVIQIDEYTAFMNPIHALSKKEEISWQDLNPYQIATFRESFITNKLVSEKLKSKKSETAITLTSASWDFLVETTYHSDIIAILPAPIKRYLKIEDVAMKRFNDPIPFNVLLCRPIKQSYSPVEAYLHEEMLNYFYQPID
- a CDS encoding acyl-CoA dehydrogenase family protein, whose translation is MAAEKTARPVDTKEFYPTDLFGYSNDLTDGELEVLKELRESLEKNVYPILTEYTEKAEFPFHAWEEITKVGFMNDKRLFEGREDELKTSELFNVFRYFELAKMDPSFATLYTVHGGLFYAALLYGGTKEQIDRWAPKVTSFENLTCFGLTEPLHGSDIAGGLATSARRDGDNWILNGEKRWIGGAKNADEIVIFARDVEDNKVKAFVVPGKAEGLTVENIKNKVSLRMVPNGHITMINVEVSEDRRLPNIHGFRDVAAILRTTRADISHLATGLAAGAFEAALRYVKEREQFGKKIGSFQLVQEKLSIMQANVTACLSYSVRLAQLQEEGNYSEVNSAMSKMHNALRMRETVALAREVVGGNGITLDTDVARFFTDAEAIYSYEGTHEINALIVGRYLTGESAFV
- a CDS encoding acyl-CoA dehydrogenase family protein — encoded protein: MVTRPIDGIIHNVQEYSETVVRDQAKEIDKNEVFPEETVYYLADLGVLRIPFYRCNGGLDGTLQDTLEVIRLVSKECASTSSVLLTQISFGITPIHDYGTQEQKNLYLPALLSGELLGAFAMNEIDIGSNLEKIETTAIEKEDGWELTGAKHFISLAGKAGIYSVAARTRLLNGEEDYGIFLVPCDTPGLTIGPQEEKMGIRGLPVAQLNFERVHLSKDAVLGGKPGGKEQVYAIKNYNKVFVAAQAIGLAQGVFERTLAYMQQDRRFGQRLIDLPNNQYKMATAYSEIYAAEAILEKIEVFNPDEICLPALVKLKASNVAVETAEMAMLLTGGYGYMRDNAIERYVRDSKLTQIYGGSSHTQMTLMSKPWLKRIHDNKGE